A single region of the Salvia miltiorrhiza cultivar Shanhuang (shh) chromosome 8, IMPLAD_Smil_shh, whole genome shotgun sequence genome encodes:
- the LOC131001536 gene encoding uncharacterized protein LOC131001536, which translates to MGSMIKKKGERTPQLTDFIFSWSIADIMNKDLYKDKVDKIPKIFSSVDHYLKSFTIPLIVETHADLLSNMTALHSAPCCEVFNVKKRKAVRLDDDILVNTFTFKAALKGEKDSPKSYEPQFADLVALTDVRPKCVSDLDSPKAPFNLAIVKRASDTKIRILSSKPVLFENGQRGDRLFIVYLTNLNTNIRIWGALHPHKGVNTSIFTSVLTVSPSNCGVCPFKRGESRKMANSREIITSFGLDDSQKAAVSNCIALTECSHRKSVKLIWGPPGTGKTKTISSLVFTLLRLKCRTVTCAPTNVAIVGVTKKLMSCLSGKLEHGTYGLGDVVLFGNGERMKIDEHQDLHDVFLDHRISELARLFNPLTGWKGVVNEMISIFEDPQGVYLRYLEQVRGRDDEGGSSMAAALIGFFNENQRNDNSINNVWTLEEFFENKFVAIKARLVSCITGLITHLPTSCLRLKMLEKMMRVSRMLQTLEEACLHHKQPFMQNEGFCTSKNKCLELMKFLTRTLSLPELKEYDMVKEFCLKNACLIFCTVSSSAKLHNIKEMTPFELVIIDEAAQVKECESSIPLQLPGVRHAILVGDEKQLPAMVMSKKCEKAGFGRSLFERLVMLGHKKHLLNVQYRMHPSISLFPNKEFYENKIKNGCNVKERGYNRSFFEKESFGSYCFINVANGREQFDKRRSLMNNAEVSMVSQLVSQIHKECVKSKKRVRIGCISPYKAQVNAIEEAVGKAYSSDANAEFSVNVRSVDGFQGGEEDVIIISTVRSNGRGSVGFLDNRERANVALTRARYCLMVVGDAETLSRSGCVWQKLLTDAKSRGCYHQHPNKRLVGESDACAELTSKLAAIMLRN; encoded by the exons ATGGGCTCGATGATTAAGAAGAAAGGAGAGAGAACTCCACAGTTAACTGATTTCATATTTTCTTGGTCCATTGCTGACATAATGAACAAAGATCTTTACAAGGACAAg GTTGATAAAATTCCAAAGATCTTTTCATCTGTGGATCATTACTTGAAGTCATTTACAATCCCTCTCATTGTAGAAACGCATGCTGATCTGCTGTCAAATATGACAGCGTTGCACTCTGCTCCATGTTGCGAGGTCTTCAACGTCAAGAAAAGGAAAGCAGTTAGGCTAGATGATGATATCTTGGTAAACACCTTCACTTTCAAAGCAGCTTTAAAAGGAGAGAAAGACTCACCTAAATCATATGAACCTCAGTTTGCGGATTTGGTTGCACTAACAGATGTTAGGCCTAAGTGTGTTAGTGATCTGGATAGCCCTAAAGCACCATTCAATCTTGCAATAGTGAAACGTGCATCTGATACGAAGATACGGATCCTATCTTCGAAGCCAGTGTTGTTTGAGAATGGCCAAAGGGGAGATAGGCTCTTTATCGTGTATTTAACAAACCTGAACACCAACATTCGAATTTGGGGCGCTTTGCATCCGCACAAAGGAGTGAACACCAGCATTTTCACTTCTGTGCTTACAGTTAGTCCATCT AATTGTGGTGTTTGCCCCTTCAAGAGAGGTGAGAGCAGAAAAATGGCTAATTCAAGGGAGATTATTACCTCATTCGGGCTTGATGATTCGCAGAAGGCTGCAGTTTCAAACTGCATCGCTCTAACAGAATGCAGCCATAGGAAGAGTGTGAAGCTGATATGGGGACCTCCCGGAACAGGGAAGACGAAGACAATTTCTTCATTAGTATTCACACTTTTGAGGTTGAAGTGCAGGACTGTGACTTGTGCTCCCACAAATGTTGCTATTGTGGGAGTGACTAAGAAGTTGATGAGTTGTCTGAGTGGGAAACTAGAGCACGGGACCTACGGATTGGGCGACGTCGTCTTGTTCGGAAATGGGGAGAGAATGAAGATTGATGAGCATCAAGACCTCCATGATGTGTTTCTTGATCATCGGATTTCTGAGTTGGCACGCCTCTTCAACCCGTTGACAGGGTGGAAGGGCGTCGTGAATGAGATGATCTCCATCTTCGAGGATCCTCAAGGTGTGTATCTGCGCTACTTGGAGCAAGTTAGAGGCAGAGACGACGAAGGAGGTTCATCCATGGCAGCGGCTTTGATTGGATTCTTTAACGAGAATCAACGTAATGACAACAGCATTAATAATGTGTGGACATTGGAGGAattctttgaaaataaatttgttGCTATAAAAGCGCGATTAGTCAGTTGCATAACGGGGTTAATCACACATCTGCCTACTTCTTGTCTTCGTCTGAAAATGCTAGAGAAAATGATGAGAGTTTCTAGAATGCTCCAAACACTAGAAGAAGCATGTCTGCATCATAAGCAGCCATTTATGCAAAATGAAGGCTTCTGCACGTCCAAAAACAAGTGTTTGGAACTAATGAAATTCCTCACTAGAACTCTCTCACTTCCTGAATTGAAAGAATATGATATGGTGAAGGAGTTTTGTCTGAAAAATGCTTGCTTAATCTTCTGCACCGTTTCAAGCTCCGCGAAGCTGCACAACATAAAAGAAATGACACCATTTGAGCTAGTGATCATAGATGAAGCTGCACAGGTCAAGGAATGTGAATCTTCGATCCCCCTGCAGCTTCCGGGGGTGCGCCACGCCATACTAGTCGGGGACGAGAAACAGCTCCCTGCAATGGTCATGAGCAAG AAGTGTGAGAAGGCGGGCTTCGGGAGAAGCTTATTCGAGAGGCTTGTGATGTTGGGACACAAGAAGCATCTTCTGAATGTGCAGTACAGAATGCACCCTTCTATAAGCCTGTTTCCAAATAAGGAATTCTATGAGAACAAGATCAAGAATGGGTGTAATGTGAAAGAAAGAGGTTATAACAGAAGCTTCTTTGAGAAAGAAAGCTTTGGCTCATATTGTTTCATCAACGTAGCAAATGGGAGAGAGCAGTTTGACAAAAGGCGTAGCCTTATGAATAATGCAGAGGTTTCCATGGTTTCTCAATTAGTATCCCAAATCCATAAAG AGTGTGTGAAGTCGAAGAAAAGGGTTCGAATTGGGTGCATATCTCCGTACAAAGCTCAAGTAAACGCGATTGAAGAAGCGGTAGGGAAGGCGTATAGCAGTGACGCGAATGCTGAATTCTCCGTAAATGTGAGGTCTGTTGATGGGTTTCAAGGAGGAGAGGAAGATGTGATCATAATCTCGACGGTTAGGAGCAATGGGCGTGGGTCGGTTGGGTTTCTTGACAATCGAGAGAGGGCGAACGTAGCCTTGACTCGTGCTAGGTACTGTCTGATGGTAGTAGGTGATGCTGAAACTCTGTCGAGGAGCGGTTGCGTTTGGCAGAAGCTGCTGACGGACGCCAAAAGCCGCGGCTGCTATCACCAGCATCCAAACAA GAGGTTGGTCGGTGAAAGTGATGCATGCGCTGAGCTAACCTCAAAACTAGCAGCGATCATGTTGAGGAATTAA
- the LOC131001677 gene encoding uncharacterized protein LOC131001677: MIDHEFCKSSCKEDVWSWKSGKDDVYSTKTAYDIIAASNYGLPSVEEIEAAKVWKARAPHKATVSAWRALINRLPTCDNLLRRNVSLGVEERCCNSCVMQDETAEHTFLHCPKVEMVWNQIHQWIDLKTAKPKGILQHFNSFVLGVRRKEGRKLLLALWVGIIWLIWKYRNESRFEGRVWDANQLVLEMKGRLWSWNKIFHLVDDNGSFASWCSSEHKLSFL, encoded by the exons ATGATCGATCATGAGTTTTGCAAATCATCAT GTAAGGAAGATGTTTGGAGCTGGAAATCTGGAAAAGACGACGTCTACTCAACAAAGACGGCATATGATATCATCGCGGCCTCTAACTACGGGCTGCCCTCGGTGGAGGAGATTGAGGCTGCAAAAGTTTGGAAGGCTCGGGCACCCCATAAGGCAACAGTTTCGGCTTGGCGAGCTTTGATCAATCGATTGCCCACTTGTGATAACTTGCTTAGAAGAAATGTCTCTCTCGGTGTCGAAGAGAGATGTTGTAATTCCTGCGTGATGCAAGACGAAACTGCAGAACACACCTTTCTTCATTGTCCCAAAGTTGAGATGGTGTGGAATCAAATTCATCAATGGATCGACTTAAAAACTGCCAAGCCCAAAGGTATTTTACAACACTTCAATTCGTTTGTCCTCGGAGTTAGAAGGAAAGAAGGAAGAAAACTGCTCCTTGCTCTGTGGGTTGGTATTATTTGGCTGATCTGGAAGTACAGAAACGAGAGTAGGTTCGAGGGAAGGGTGTGGGATGCCAATCAACTTGTTTTGGAGATGAAGGGTAGATTGTGGAGTTGGAACAAGATTTTCCACCTTGTTGATGATAATGGTTCCTTCGCTTCTTGGTGTTCAAGTGAACACAAACTTTCCTTTTTGTAA